Part of the Nicotiana sylvestris chromosome 5, ASM39365v2, whole genome shotgun sequence genome is shown below.
TGTCACCTTCAAACAAATCTTTCTCAACCATAAACTTTTGGACTTTTGTAGATTTTTTCACTAAGGAACTAGGTTCCGACACATCATCTTTATCAACCTCAACCACTGGAATGTGTTTGTCAGCCACAACTCCCCCTTATTTCATCAACCTCTGCTTCTTTTTCTTAATACTCTGCTTACTCTTCTGCAAGGCAGACTCAGAAGCCTCTTTCTTCTGCAACCTCCTGGTTTGTTTGAGCTGAAAGAGAATTAGGTTCTTCAATAGTTTTTTTTGTGACGGTGTTATGAGCCAAAAACTCGAAAAGCACCAGAGTCCTTTCATCTCCTAAGAATGGAGTTTCTTTCCCCTGAGATTCAGGCAGAGGGGAGGCTCCTTCATTTATAAGACTCTTAGCAGTGATAGCTATGATATTTAATGCCACTTTCTTTTCTGGTGACTCCGTGGGAGCCACTGAGCCTAGAACGGAGGAGTTCAAGTACTGATCGGGATCTTCCTCAGAGACCTCTGACGCCTGAGGAGTAGCACTTTTGGTTTGTtcagaagaagaaagagaagtaGGGTTTGCAACACATGGAAGTGAGACAAGGTTTGACGGAGGAGTAGAGGTGGCTGGAGATGAAGAGGAAACCGGTATGGGTACAATAGTATCAGGGATAGTAAAGATTTGGGTTTCTGGTGGTGGTGATAAGGGAGGTGGAGATGTGGGAGTGGTGTTGATGGTAGGAGAAGGAGACGATTATTTGTTGTCCTTGGTGAGAGAAGTGGTAGAAAGTTCTGAAGGAAAAATTAAAGAGATGCAAAGGGAGATAATTGTTCAGAATTGCTGGGAGTGTGAGGGTCTTATGGAAGAAAGATCTAATGATGAGAAGGGAGAGGAACATGTTCTAAATAGTTTTTGAAATGACGATAGGTTTGTGGGAATACGTAACATGCAGAGGAAGTGAAAGGATTTGAGAGACAAGACGTGTTATGCAGACTCTGAAAAGTCGTATGATGtggcagttgaattaattttgcTATCCTTTTGAATAAGCATGTGAATAACACATTACTACTAACATGTGGTACAGGAACCAGGTTGCTGacctatttttgtaaaaaagggTTTGCAGCTCTCCTCCGAAGTTCAACACTGTACatttagcttctatgatcatcaTGAATGTTTATCTGCAAAGGCATAAATGTGAGTTAGGCCTagtcagaaaacactttagccaattttaccttagtgtgactatcATAGTCATGTCAGCAGAACCAGGTTCTCAATTAGGTTTAAGTAACCCCAGTGCCATCTTGTTTTTCAAGGTGTTCCCTACTCAGAGCTTTAGTGAAGATATCTATAATTTGATCTTCTATGCAACAAAATCTTATACAAATAAGACCCTTTTCCACATAGTCCCTAAGAAAATGGTATCTGACATCGATGTGCTTGGTTCTCTTCTGTTGAACCgggttctttgccatgttgagagcactggtgttgtcacataAAAGCGGTACACAATCAATGTATACACAAAAATCTTCCAATTGTTGCTTGATCCACAGTGAATAACCATAGCACGAGGCCGCTGCAACATATTCTGCTTTAGCTGTTGAGAGAGCTATTGAGTTTTGTTTCCTTGTACCCCATAAGATAAAACATGATCCAAGAAAATGAGCCATTCCATATGTGCTTTTCCTGTCCACCAGATAGCCTGCATAATCAATGTCAGCATAACCAATAAGGTTGAAATTTTCACCTGAAGGATAGTCCAGAACTAGGTTCTGTGTGCCCTTAAAATATCTCAGAATTCTCTTAGCAGCCTTCCGATGAGATTCCTTAGAATTTGATTGGAATCTTGCACATAATCCCACACTAAATACAATGTCTGGCCTGCTAGCAGTAAGGTAGAGTATAGATCCAATGATTCCCATATCCATTATTTGATTTATAGGTTATCTAGAATCATCCGTGTCCAGCTTAGTAGCAGTAGCAATAGGGGTATCggtcacctttgatgcttccatatcaaaccttttcaagagttctttgatgtgtttcTGCTGACTGATATACGTTCCCTTTATGGACTACTTCACTTGAAGGACCAAGAGGACattcagttcccccatcatactcatttcagaCTCACTTCCCATTAGATTAGCAAATTATTCACATAATGAGTCAGTTGTACCTCCAaatatgatgtcatccacataaatctgaacaatgagcaggttccttcctcaTTTTTTCAAAGACAATGTATTGTCAATCTTTCCTCTTGTGATGCCATTTTCCAGGAGAAACTTGGATAGTCTCTCGTACCAGGCTCTAGGGGCCTGCTTCAATTTGTATAGTGCCTTATCCAATTTGAATACATGTTCAGAATGTACATGACGTTCAGAACCTGGAGGTAGCTTGATGTAGACTTCTTCCTTGAGAAAACCATTCAGAAAGACACTCttcacatccatttggaatagggtgaattccatatgtgaaGCAAAGGCAATGAGGATCCTAGTAGCTTCCATGCGAGCTACTGGGGCAAAGTCTTATCATAATcgatcccttcctcctgattgtatcCTTAGACAGCAAGCCTTTCTTTGTTCCTTGTAGTATTTCCATGTTTATCCAGCttattcctgaatacccacctggtcccTATGATGGTTCTGtctgagggtctaggtaccaggtgccataccttgtttctttcaaattgataTAGTTCCGCTTGCATTGCAATGGATTTCCCTGCACTCCTTGTTCTTCCACTTGTGGAGTGCCTTGTACTGCAACTccaactctttcttcagcttcagtagtAGTAATTTAAGTACCAGGTTCCTCTTGAGAAGTGGAAGATGATGTTTTTCATATCAGCCTTCCTATTTGAAACATAAGATATTTCCCAGGGACCAAAAGTGGTTCATTATGTTGATCATCACTGTTTCCTCCTTTGTTAGAGGAGGGTGTCTCGTTGAATAGCACATGAACACATCCTTCCACACAGTGTGcccttttgttgtagactttgtggGCTTTGCTTTGAGGGGACTAtcccagaaggattccttcatCGCTTATTGCATCAAACTTCCCAAGCCGGTCCTTCCCGTTGTTGAGAACATAGAATTTGCATCCAATGATTCTCAGATGAGTTATCTTTGGTTTTCTTCCGTTGAGCAGCTCATAGGGGGTTTTGTTTAGGAGGGACCTGATTATatacctgttcaccaagtagcaagtAGTGCTTATTGCTTTTGCCCAGAAATTTTTGGCGATTCCACTATGAATGAGCATTGTCCGTGCCATGtcttccagagttctgttctttCTATCAACAACACCATTTTGCTGTGGAGTCCTTGGTGCTAAGAAGTTGTGAGTGATCCCATTTTTGTTACAAAACTTCATCAAATTTGGCGATGTCAACTTCTGTCCCGTGGTCAGATCTAATGCATGATACCTTCAATTCCATCTTCACTTGGATCTTCTTAACAAAGGCCACAAATACCTCAAAAGTCTCATTCTTTATTCTAAGAAACAGTGTCCAGGTGAATCTTGAAATTggcagaccacgaaccaggtccttctgaatcaaTTTTGCATGCCCCAATCTTCTATGCCAAAGTTCTACGTCATCATCAACTGACTTTAAGCATCTCATATCACCATCTTGTAGAGATTCAAAGTTAGCAAtgtagatgttcttgtatcttttggctacTAGGACCACTTCGCCAGTTACCAGATTAGTAACTGTGCACACTTTAAACaagaactctactttgttccctttaTCACAAATTTGATAGACACTCAAGAGACCGTACTTCAGGCCATCTACATAGTACACGTTTTCAATTGAGTATGAAAGAGACTTTCCAACCTTTACGACACCGAGAATGtatccttttattttcatttccaaaggatacattCCCTCATTGCAGGGCTTTCAATGAGAGAAAATCCATCGTGTTTCTAGTCATGTTGAGCATCCATTGTCCTTAATCCATTGCAATCCGCTTCctctcactgttccctgcacatataaattatgggttagatttaggaacccaaactagtttgggtcccttacAATGAGAAAAGGGATGAATAAGAGCTTTTCAAGTCTATGTAGGCAGCATTCGTTTTTTGCAAGTGGTACCTGGTCCCTCTTTAATAATCATATTTTCaacaaacactttgtttttctatAAAGATAGAACCCTGGCAtggcaattttctttgaagtgcccattgttcccacagtgggtacaaagCCAGTTATCAGGAAGTGTGACGTACTtgttgtgagggttgtaaggagttttctccttttggaaCTCGATTCCCTGTCTGTTTCCACTATTGTTGAAGTACATGGCAATGACAACATCTAAGGACCAAGTCCACTTGAGAGATTTTTCAAGATcaatttttacttttttcaaTTTAGCTTGAAGCTGCCTATTTTTCTCGAGTTCACCACTTAGACTAGTTCTCACATCATTTAAttctttttcaagtttgatgtaTGTCTCACTAGCTACTCCCTTCCCCTTTTCAATACTTACATGCCTATGTTCATATTTGAttccctcaatggtttcctctagatctGTGATAACCACAAAAAAGTCAACCCTTGCTTACTCAGTATCAACAATTTTCTCTTCTAGGGCATTGTTTTCTTTGCTTAGGTTTCCTATGGTTTTCTTCAAGTCAACAACTACTAACATCAAGTCATCTATAATTTTCtacattatttattttttcagttagagcttccttttctttttcatgattagctatggtctcatttaaaTCCACCATACagaccaccagatcatctctagattgttcagcatctcctagaTCTATGGTCAGGGCTTCCTTATCATTATCAAAACtataatatgcatcaattaaaaCATTTATAGAGATATCCATTTCTTTGAAGAGTAGGACTTCAGATTTCTctaaacatccctgaaatttacctcatcactttcatcctcttcatcatcatcagactgAGCCATCAATGGAAATAATGAATCTTATTCCTTTGCTTCATTTTGCATTGCCATCATGGAACTGTTTTCTGCACCTGGTTCCCCTTCTGATTCACTGGACGAGTCTCCCCATGCAGTAAGAGCTTGCTTCACAATATTGTCAGTTGCACTTTTTTTGCTGAAATATTTGTCAGGAACCAAGTTCCGTTTTGCTGCTATGTCAGAGTTGTATTTGTAATGCTCCTGTTTCAGAAGTgagcagtctttgatgaaatgccctagCTTTCCGCACTTGTGACAGAGATCATAGTTTTTTGGTTTGCTTGTACTACCTCTCTTAGGTATACCAtcatttcttcgaaccatcttttgaaatcttttagTGAGATAAGCCATATCACTATCTTCTTCACATGAGTCATTGTTTTCAGCCTTGAGCACCAGGTTCTTCTCTTTCTTcggctctcttctttcactgtctctctgccttttcatctcgtatgtctttagatttccaattagctcatCCATGGTTAGAATTTGTAAATCTTTAGCTTCAATGATAGCATTCACCTTATTCTCCCAAAAGccaggtagaacactgagaaCTTTCCTTACAAGCTTATTTTTGGGAATAACTCctccaagtgaatgaagctcatttatgatatatgtgaatctagtgtgcatatcttgtatagaCTCATCACCCTTCATCTTGAAGAGCTCATACTCGgtggtgagcatgtcaatcttaGACTGTTTAACCTGAGCAGTTCCTTCATGTGCCGTTTGCAATGCTTCCCATATTTCCTTGGCAAAATCACATGTTGAGATTCTATTGTACTCATCTGGTCTTATACCACataccaagattttcttggcacgaaagtTCTTTTCTACAGCTTTTCTGTCAATATCATTgtattcttttctatttttcagcaccatttgtaagcacgtgatttttgcccaatatgagaattactccccaaaaattcaaaaataaaataattttccttggtgtgcaattttgtgatattttgtgatattttgaataattatttgtatttgtctgtgcatgtttatttgctaaattaataaaaaatacaaaaatatatcgcattttgtatgtaggatttaattctataatttgttagtaattaagtttgtttacaaaaaaataaaaatttacaaaaataggcatcgtttgcatttttagcatttaatgtccaaatatacaattttatgcttaattattacttaattgtgcgttaattgttattggaagttaatttgcacttttataacttaatttagttcttaataataatttaagtatttttataatttagttttagagaaataaaaagaagaaaagagagcgaaaatataaagaaagtcggaattgggcctcttcttcgatttcaagccacaggcccaaaaaatggcccaatcttcccaaacgacccagtccatttcaaaccgggtcaacccggtccataacccaacaccccctatcttgcatttcaaaaaaaaaacaaagcaaaacaaaacaaaacaaaaaaaagaaaaggaagaaaaccctaaaaaatccctctctctcatccgcccccccttctctttctctcttttcttcttcttcttcaagcatccaaacaccccatccatggctgcccttcccccacctcttctccttcacatacacacacacaaccacggcaacacaacacacacacacccgccgcccgtgtttcttcttcttcttcaagatcgcgagtgtttcttcttcttcaagttcacgttgatcgttgcttcttcttcttcctcacttcatgatgttgcgtgactgcttcgtccagcatctactgctgctcacgttttgcattgctgctgccccgtccggcatcgctttcacggttgtctgctacctctccttcaagctcttcgtttgtccgttcgtgatcgtcttcggcgtcaaatgattttggtgcgatatttgtttccgggcagatttgtgcttccaatatcaggtacacaactgaaaagctggttattgtaatccgaaatatgaagcatgaatacatatgaagaatgaaaatttgaagttttaatttcgttttttttctttgtttcttttgttgattgtatttaagctatttcatgaattactaaataatagctggaataagaaaataatatcataagttagtctgtaataaatcagttcggcaaaacaggttaattcactagctatgaaggcttcaagattgtaggttgatcatgaacaagtagctaaatttagttaaaacatgaatttaaattaaacatcgtaaattaggcattaaggcatgacttgagcttaagcaagattagaagaacgtttaagtctaataaactttctaataagctttagtaattatggttaaatctagtttcaaatgattgtgaataattaatctcaataatattttttttaaaaaaataataataacaatgctgagttttaatctagctatatttgtttattttgaatattagttgttgaatttttattttattttaaatttcgaaattaagagtaatttttttttcatcaatatttgtattaaccaagcaattagcatgtcatgttttcttaaaattataaaagctagtaattaattaggatttttctttctttattttagagactaatttttatagaaaaaatgtagtcgctttaagatttgtccatttaaaataaatgagatgagcctcgcttaatgaaatgtatagatttcggggccctcaataaatgtacagttaattgcttagaattagggaggagccgttttagcaaatttcacggccctacccaaaataatgacacgctagtcgctctagacgcgtatttaataatgttatttccttaaatacgggtgtgcatttatgtaacccaaatctaaatctcaacggagtcgaaatgtgtcgataaccacgggtgcaattgattgcgacgtgatttgaaatacgttttcacaatgttgcaatttttcgtaaaatactaacaataaataaaaagaataataaaagcggctaagggataaaatttgcacataagtttataatacgtattatattagataatcaagccgaatataacagttaagcgaccgtgctagaaccacggaactcgggaatgcctaacaccttctcccgggttaacagaattccttatccggatttctggtgcgcagactgtaatacagagtcattcttttcctcgattcgggattaaaataggtgacttgggacaccctaaatctcccaagtggcgactctgaaataaagaaataaatcccgtttcgactgtcctttaattggaaaaaactcctgtaccctcgcgagggcggaaaaaggaggtgtgacagctctggcgactctgctggggataacgacccagaaccactagttcagggttcaagaattcgagcttagaataattgttatatttggctttattatctgatatatattgcatgttctgacataacatactaaatgttgtcttttaccgctttgatattatctgaactgtatataaactgtgccgaaacccttctcttcttacctccggggagaagctcgctggtcgaggctccctattctgttagtgtcaatacctgaaataagaaagaggacggataagttacgaagccggatggccttttggttcccggtaagttgccccctcctcgactcgagttgtccgctcgggtacacagtctagaacatatacccaggttataaacctagtataacgaaacctcatgccggatccctaataggaacgattatttgcatcacgttacatatgacttaggggactcaacacaggggttgggtccgtctaggactagcaacctgaaatgaaaagaccattctgatgcatcctacttgctttgtacatatatttgttccgaacttgcatgttgaccggtttctgaatctcgggaatgttggaaaattgaaaaaaaaaagaaaaaaaagggaaaaagaatatatcagttagggagttaattgattattttagaaaaaatcaatgaccaattactggcgaaactctgccgaaattttgaaaaaaaaagggaaaatattttattttgttttactaaaaaatatataaaaaaaaaagtcttttattattttttttccggaaaaatagattgttttattgtttgttgaaaatgaaaaaaaaatcgttattttgtctttttcaaaaatagaaaaggaaaatagattgtcttgccaggaaaaaaataaaaatgaaaaagagtcatgttttaaaatagttcggttaatttgaccgaactacgcgggtttgattctcaccggatgtgagatacgtaggcaaccctcatcgggtccaaccccctttttgctaaaaaaaagccaaaaaacaaataaataaaaaaaaaaacatgtcaagaattttaattttgccataaataagtcgggtggtgtccaacctccccttttgctaataatagcaaaatatatatgtcaaatttctaagaagtcgggtgacgctgttttatgaagacatagctgaatgttcccgaaggggacgccggaaggctgactttgcataaacagccacatttgggtcatatttaagatttggtccagttgacccacacagccttaaaaatcttcgtccccgagacgttgaaaggctgtgtttgcaatagtgagtttcctaatttgaaaaacgataaaaaaaagagtcataaataagtcaggtgatgttgttatgtcataaatagccaaatattcccaaacggggcaccgaagggctgactttgcataaacaaccacctttggtcgtattttgatttttgaccttcacagccttaaaatttttgcccctgaggcgcaggaaggccgtgtcgcaatatcgggtcttttatctaaaaatattagaattaagaattgagttcttcatttaaaatatagggttaattttgagtcgataatatagatagtagtttttggagttaaataaaagttttcttttgcttaaacgctttaataaatgtgcaggatgagcacaacaataaatgagcctttttcaataatgaccaaaatcccttttgagctgcaattgtggtggaatgatttgggcaaagaagggcaagacgaagtgagaaaatatttgaaagaccttccggatttattagacattcagcctcggggggatatcatcagggcattggtcgcccattgggattcggcacataatgtgtttcatttttcagactttgaactcaccccaacaatagaagaaatagcggggtacattggaagtgaccaagctccattgagattcaaatacttgattgctcctagagccattaccatacatcgattcctggattccttgaaagtaccccggacagttcatcacccagattttgcaaagggtttctgcagtttccgcttcgtgtatgatagatatggacatgtgggcgggttcaataatccagactttaagctttgcagcagaaatagccgacaaaaatgggagaaacacaggcgagtggcatttatggtagcttttttgggtctcgtaatattcccaaggaaagatggtaatattgatttgaaaatagcaggcgtcgtcagtactttgcaaaccatggggaaaagcactttagcacctatgattgtggctgatatcttcagagctctcactgcgtgcaaagctgggggcaaattttttgagggatgtaacttattgttgcaaatatggatgattgagcatttgtgcccgcgctctcagttattgagttatggctcggctgagaaaacttgtataggggaattttgtacgagaatcaaaggggttggtctacctgaaggagtcacagcttgggcattattatttcggaacctcgaggctagccagatacagtgggtgcttggatggttgtctgtcgaggaagtcatatatatgccagcagcccgaccgcattttttgttaatgggactcaaaagcatacaaccttatgcaccatatcgggttctgaggcaactcggtagatatcaagtaataccgagagatgaagatttaagtacccaagtgatcgaaattagtcctgacggtcgattccccgaggaagaggttcgtcaaatttggagtgagtgtcaatatctgatggcaaacacttgtgtgtctgatagggtcagaggggaaattgctccagggtatcacgaatggttcagaggtgacgtggcatatggaagaccggctaaaagacctcatctcgaagatttcgccaagtcgtcccaagagcagtgggattggttagcaaaggaagaaagctatcgggttgagattggtaaattaaagcaacaagtcgagagtctgaaattcgagagcagtgtacaggttgccgaggatcaaggtgaaaagaatagactagccagagaaaatgacgctcttaaagcccaagtccgacagttgaagataaccatcgataagcaaccgaggagccgatccgatgaacaattggtaaaaagattggaaagcgaagtcagagaatggcgggatgagctaggaaaagctgaaaatgtcatggcagaactcaaagcacaatgggcgacaagaaccgaagagcgtcgccaatacttgaatcagttgaagagggaccatgagaaaattgttgccaatttaaagagaaaagtagttgcccttgaaggtagagcggttaggcaggctagagacttcgaaactgagagcggacattgttacaacttgttagcccaaatggaggcagaagtgcaacagctgcaagaccagcacttgcaagactcccgagctttaaagacgtgcagcgatcagataagacgcttgctcatagaaaagaagcaaacaaaagacaggattagagccattgctcatgctattgtcaggagatgtcgggtttgtgaagacatgacccgtactacttttatctcagcagtgatgatctatgtgaagcgaaccatgaatgagttagagcagcttgaaagggatttggatcctagacccgcggcgaggccgaacgacgccccgcggatacctaagtttgaagcactagaatatgcatagtccgtgtctttgagtgtctaccatgtcgagtcagtcttttgtacgtccggattgagtatgtttgcagc
Proteins encoded:
- the LOC138868696 gene encoding secreted RxLR effector protein 161-like, whose amino-acid sequence is MDMGIIGSILYLTASRPDIVFSVGLCARFQSNSKESHRKAAKRILRYFKGTQNLVLDYPSGENFNLIGYADIDYAGYLVDRKSTYGMAHFLGSCFILWGTRKQNSIALSTAKAEYVAAASCYGYSLWIKQQLEDFCVYIDCVPLLCDNTSALNMAKNPVQQKRTKHIDVRYHFLRDYVEKGLICIRFCCIEDQIIDIFTKALSREHLEKQDGTGVT